The following DNA comes from Ricinus communis isolate WT05 ecotype wild-type chromosome 10, ASM1957865v1, whole genome shotgun sequence.
TTCCCAACGCCATTCTGACCATTTATAGCGTCCTTTGGCAGCAATTTTTGGTTTCAAAATGATCGGTGAGTTGAGGACTTTCTTTTGGGAGTAGCGGCGTCGAcaatggtggccggaggaaGGAGATTCAATGAAATGATGGCAGTCAGAATCTTGGGctttttcggcgagctccgTGCGAGCTTTGGCCGATTGGAGggcatatccggactctcctcagctcaagctttccaatagcaccggtttcgtggcgatcgaaCTCCGTTCAAAAATCGACAACCGAGATCTTCCGTAAacctctccggatgatcgggagtcggatcggaaaatcagaAGCCGGGATCGTCATCAACGTGTAGTTTCGAGTTTATTGGTGcattcggatcgtcgatcggattCCGACGGCTGGAGgtgagtcgaccgagcgatcaagcgtctcggtaatttctctagcccgttgattttagaatttattggtAAATTTTATGTGATTATTGAAATTTGTTGAGCCTTAGAaatattgttagttaaaataaattgtcgAACTGTTTGCCATAGTCGTGATTGTATTGTGTTGCAGAGTTGGTAAAATTAATGCAGTTCTGATGACGCGACTCCCATTGATTAATTGATGTAcatttaaagtattttctaGCAGGTCTTGGACCTAggattaattgtcaaatgttttaATGTTACTGATTAAGTTGtttttcgtgattagataattcaTCAGTTcagctcgctccacccgaggcgtcAGAGCAAAGCTAAGAGGTCGTTAGAGCTGCgaattaaagtcatatatctggtTCCATGTGTCATGATGAGATTTAacgaaataattttaattacatgatttagtattttaatcatttatttaatcgttatttatataagttttattttatgtattatgattttattgattgtgAGTTAGACTCGGGATGGAACAACTATAGAACATGCTATCGATGAGTTACACGTCGTAAAACCTACTCCACCACCCCATTGTAAGACACGTCgtaacaaacaaaacaaatcaaacGGTCCATATCCTTCCAAGAcaacatatataataagatCACGAAACAATCCCCCACTACCCAATTACTTCCTCTCTTTCAGCGGGATGAGAGGGACGACACGCGCGTGCGTACACAATGCCCCCGAATAGCTTACCCCTGCACCCTGCACCTGCACTCACCCACTCCGTACTTTATAGCCACACTCGCTGCAAAACTTGATGCACAGAGGAAGCCAAGCAAGCAACAACAATGACGCCAGAAATCACCAGCCAAACACATTCGCCTAACTGCCGCTTTTACACCGTCAGCTTCTTCGGCAGTCCCATTTCCGTCACCGTCACTTCTTCTGCTTCCGTCGTGCGGAAATGGCTCAGCACTACTATTTTCCACCGCCGGCACTACGTCGGACGCCTTGTTGTCTGCGTCGGCGTGCAGTGGAATCCATTTAAAAGCGACTGCCTTAGTGCCGACACTCTTCAACTCTGCGTAGGCGGGCATTGCTTAATCTTCAAGCTGTCTTTAGCGACGAGGGTTCCGCGGCTTCTTCGGCGCTTTCTACTGGACACGAGGAACACGCTTGTTGGGTTATGGAATGGCTCTGATGAGAAAATGCTGCGCAACTGTGATCATGGGTTGCTggtccataggctagtggatttAAGGAGGTATGTGGAGAATGAGGATGGAAAGAGTCTCAGTA
Coding sequences within:
- the LOC8265050 gene encoding uncharacterized protein LOC8265050, whose protein sequence is MTPEITSQTHSPNCRFYTVSFFGSPISVTVTSSASVVRKWLSTTIFHRRHYVGRLVVCVGVQWNPFKSDCLSADTLQLCVGGHCLIFKLSLATRVPRLLRRFLLDTRNTLVGLWNGSDEKMLRNCDHGLLVHRLVDLRRYVENEDGKSLSNASVENIVEECLGYEGFRLEKDISMSDWDDVVLSNDQVLQASVDAHVAFRIGKELRGWEL